In Pseudomonas fakonensis, one DNA window encodes the following:
- a CDS encoding HvfX family Cu-binding RiPP maturation protein — protein MLTQTLTRPFTALDRFGSWGADLPLRLFLAWEFFESGLEKFNGANWFADLQGNFPFPFNLLPAGLNWQLSMWAELICPLLLVLGLGTRLASLVLMVVTVVAIAAVHWPAEWSSLAELARGYSISDQGYGNYKLPLIYLVALLPLLLKGAGRLSVDHWLKQR, from the coding sequence ATGCTGACGCAAACCCTTACCCGCCCTTTCACCGCCCTCGACCGTTTCGGCAGCTGGGGCGCCGACCTGCCGCTGCGGCTGTTCCTGGCCTGGGAGTTCTTCGAATCGGGGCTGGAAAAATTCAACGGCGCCAACTGGTTCGCCGACCTGCAGGGCAACTTCCCGTTTCCGTTCAACCTGCTGCCGGCGGGGCTGAACTGGCAGCTGTCGATGTGGGCCGAACTGATCTGCCCGCTGCTGCTGGTGCTGGGGCTGGGCACGCGCCTGGCATCGCTGGTGCTGATGGTGGTGACCGTGGTGGCGATCGCTGCGGTGCACTGGCCGGCCGAATGGTCGAGCCTGGCAGAGCTGGCACGCGGCTACTCGATCAGTGACCAGGGGTATGGCAACTACAAGCTGCCGTTGATTTACCTGGTGGCCTTGCTGCCGCTGCTGTTGAAGGGGGCTGGGCGATTGAGTGTGGATCACTGGCTCAAACAGCGCTGA
- a CDS encoding START domain-containing protein, which produces MNRPLLALLLLCTSALAADSWNLAYDREGIKVYLSAAPGSSYQQFRGVSTMKASVRTLTDLQENLRVACKWLYACQQMRLLEVDGDTTWIYLTTDLPWPTLPRDMVLKVSTERLDDGTLVRHLSADPGKLPEEKGLIRVQRLSGEWVMKPLGERETEVTYQLQADPAGDVPGWLANRFVVDAPVVTLRTLRAVAERQP; this is translated from the coding sequence ATGAACCGCCCCCTGCTCGCCCTTTTGCTGCTGTGCACCAGCGCGCTGGCCGCCGACAGCTGGAACCTGGCCTACGACCGCGAAGGCATCAAAGTCTACCTCAGTGCCGCGCCTGGCTCGTCGTACCAGCAGTTTCGCGGTGTCAGCACCATGAAGGCCAGCGTACGCACCCTCACCGACCTGCAGGAGAACCTGCGGGTGGCCTGCAAATGGCTGTATGCCTGCCAGCAAATGCGCCTGCTGGAGGTGGACGGCGACACCACCTGGATCTACCTGACCACAGACCTGCCCTGGCCGACGCTGCCGCGGGACATGGTGCTCAAGGTCAGCACCGAGCGCCTGGACGACGGCACCCTGGTGCGCCACCTGAGCGCCGACCCCGGCAAGCTGCCCGAAGAAAAAGGCCTGATACGGGTGCAGCGCCTGAGCGGCGAATGGGTGATGAAGCCCCTGGGAGAGCGTGAAACCGAGGTCACCTACCAGTTGCAAGCCGACCCTGCCGGCGACGTGCCCGGCTGGCTGGCCAACCGTTTCGTGGTGGACGCCCCGGTGGTGACCCTGCGCACCCTGCGGGCAGTGGCCGAGCGTCAGCCCTGA
- a CDS encoding alpha/beta hydrolase family protein, translating into MNRLQNLLALLLFGGLLANAEAASWSAGLHRLTLTDPVDAKPMQALVFYPSSGEAHPVRIEGYQTRVAEEGPVALGQFPLLVISHGNTGSPMALHDLANGLARQGFVVVAVVHPGDNSRDHSRLGTLSNLYGRPLQISAAITAARGDALLAPYLNDGKVGVIGYSAGGETALILSGAQPDLDRLRRYCEERPNDADACKTHGVLIADHSELAPRADPRVGAVMLMAPLSLMFGRHALAGVQVPALIYSGDHDQLLALEHNADALARKLPLTPDYRLLSGAGHFVFMAPCDDEQHLRMPALCKDADGVDRRIIHRSLRSETTAFFSQALGAPEPAERSAATGE; encoded by the coding sequence ATGAACCGACTGCAAAACCTCCTTGCCCTGCTGCTGTTCGGCGGCCTGCTGGCCAACGCCGAGGCGGCGTCGTGGTCGGCCGGGCTGCACCGCCTGACCCTGACCGACCCGGTGGACGCCAAACCGATGCAGGCGCTGGTGTTCTACCCCTCCAGTGGCGAGGCGCACCCGGTGCGTATCGAGGGCTACCAGACCCGCGTTGCCGAAGAGGGCCCGGTGGCTTTGGGGCAGTTCCCGCTGCTGGTGATCTCCCACGGCAACACCGGCAGCCCCATGGCCCTGCACGACCTGGCCAACGGCCTGGCGCGCCAGGGTTTTGTGGTGGTGGCGGTGGTGCACCCTGGCGACAACAGCCGCGACCACAGCCGCTTGGGCACCCTTAGCAACCTGTATGGCCGGCCCTTGCAGATCAGCGCGGCGATCACCGCGGCGCGGGGTGACGCGCTGCTGGCGCCGTACCTGAACGACGGCAAGGTGGGGGTGATCGGCTATTCCGCCGGGGGCGAGACGGCGTTGATCTTGTCCGGCGCGCAGCCCGACCTGGACCGCTTGCGCCGATACTGCGAAGAGCGCCCGAACGATGCCGACGCCTGCAAGACCCACGGCGTGTTGATTGCCGACCACAGCGAGCTCGCGCCCCGGGCCGACCCGCGGGTGGGGGCGGTGATGCTGATGGCGCCGCTGAGCCTGATGTTCGGCCGCCATGCCCTGGCCGGGGTGCAGGTGCCGGCGCTTATCTACAGCGGCGACCACGACCAGTTGCTGGCCCTTGAGCACAATGCCGATGCCCTGGCGCGCAAGCTGCCGTTGACCCCGGACTACCGGCTGCTGTCCGGCGCCGGGCACTTCGTGTTCATGGCCCCGTGCGACGACGAGCAGCACCTGCGCATGCCGGCGCTGTGCAAGGATGCCGATGGCGTCGACCGGCGCATCATCCACCGCTCGCTGCGCAGCGAAACCACCGCGTTCTTCAGCCAGGCACTGGGTGCGCCGGAGCCGGCCGAGCGCTCAGCGGCGACGGGCGAGTAG
- a CDS encoding MmcQ/YjbR family DNA-binding protein, translating to MSEKPMSEAQVAAFCLALPGAREDYKWGGIRVFSVAGNKMFAVMDLAGAGLSFKVADELFLGYCDRPGVRPAPYLARAKWVSMALPYPMGRTELTDLLKRSHQLVVRRLPKRTQVGLLLD from the coding sequence ATGTCTGAAAAACCGATGAGCGAAGCCCAGGTAGCGGCCTTCTGCCTGGCCCTGCCGGGCGCGCGGGAGGACTACAAGTGGGGCGGCATCCGCGTGTTCTCGGTGGCCGGCAACAAGATGTTCGCGGTCATGGACCTGGCCGGCGCGGGGCTGTCGTTCAAGGTGGCCGACGAGCTGTTTCTCGGCTATTGCGACCGCCCCGGGGTGCGCCCGGCGCCGTACCTGGCGCGGGCCAAGTGGGTGAGCATGGCGCTGCCCTACCCCATGGGCCGCACGGAGTTGACCGACCTGCTCAAGCGCTCGCACCAGTTGGTGGTGCGAAGGCTGCCCAAGCGAACCCAGGTGGGCCTGCTGCTGGACTGA
- a CDS encoding efflux RND transporter permease subunit, translating to MFERLIQFAIEQRLVVMLAVVLMAAVGIHSYQKLPIDAVPDITNVQVQVNTAAPGYSPLETEQRITYAIETAMAGLPGLKQTRSLSRSGLSQVTVIFADGTDIFFARQLVNERLQVAREQLPEGIEAALGPISTGLGEIFLWTVEAKDGAVKDDGTPYTPTDLRVIQDWIIKPQLRNVPGVAEVNSIGGHAKQYLIAPEPKRLAAYKLTLNDLIAALERNNANVGAGYIERNGEQLLIRAPGQVASAEDIANIVIASVDGTPIRVSHVAQVGLGEELRSGAATENGREVVLGTVFMLIGENSRSVSQAVAAKLEEINRSLPEGVVAVTVYDRTNLVEKAIATVKKNLIEGAILVIAVLFLFLGNIRAALITAMVIPLSMLFTFTGMFSNKVSANLMSLGALDFGIIVDGAVVIVENAIRRLAHAQQHHGRMLTRSERFHEVFAAAREARRPLIYGQLIIMVVYLPIFALTGVEGKMFHPMAFTVVLALLGAMILSVTFVPAAIALFVTGKVKEEEGVVMRTARRLYAPVLEWVLSKRNLAFAGAAAVVLLSGVLASRMGSEFIPSLSEGDFALQALRVPGTSLSQSVDMQQRLEKAIIEQVPQVQRVFARTGTAEIASDPMPPNISDAYVMLKPREQWQDPGKPREALIAEVQRAAAGVPGSNYELSQPIQLRFNELISGVRSDVAVKVFGDDMQVLNRTAAQIAARLQQVPGASEVKAEQTTGLPVLTIDIDRDMAARYGLNVGDVQDAIAIAVGGRSAGTLYEGDRRFDMVVRLPEALRTDVDGLSGLLIPVPASAATGAGQIGFIPLGQVATLNLQLGPNQISREDGKRVVVVSANVRGRDLGSFVEEASQALIDQVPVPPGYWTRWGGQFEQLQSAAERLRVVVPVSLLLVMALLLMMFNNLKDGLLVFTGIPFALTGGVLALWLRDIPLSISAGVGFIALSGVAVLNGLVMIAFIRNLREEGRGLRAAVQEGALTRLRPVLMTALVASLGFIPMALATGTGAEVQRPLATVVIGGILSSTALTLLVLPALYQWAHRREEELETA from the coding sequence ATGTTCGAACGCCTGATCCAGTTCGCCATCGAGCAGCGCCTGGTGGTGATGCTCGCCGTGGTGCTGATGGCCGCCGTGGGCATCCACAGCTACCAGAAGCTGCCCATCGATGCGGTGCCCGACATCACCAACGTGCAGGTGCAGGTCAACACCGCTGCCCCTGGCTATTCGCCGCTGGAAACCGAGCAGCGCATCACCTACGCCATCGAAACCGCCATGGCCGGCCTGCCGGGCCTCAAGCAAACCCGCTCGCTGTCGCGCTCGGGGTTGTCGCAGGTGACGGTGATCTTCGCTGATGGCACCGATATCTTCTTCGCCCGGCAGTTGGTCAACGAGCGCCTGCAGGTGGCCCGTGAGCAACTGCCCGAGGGCATCGAGGCGGCCCTGGGGCCGATCTCTACCGGGCTGGGGGAGATCTTCCTGTGGACGGTGGAGGCCAAGGACGGTGCAGTCAAAGACGACGGCACGCCCTATACCCCCACCGACCTGCGGGTGATCCAGGACTGGATCATCAAGCCGCAGCTGCGCAACGTGCCGGGGGTGGCCGAGGTCAACAGCATCGGCGGCCATGCCAAGCAGTACCTGATTGCGCCGGAGCCCAAGCGCCTGGCGGCCTACAAGCTGACCCTCAACGACCTGATTGCGGCACTTGAGCGCAACAACGCCAACGTCGGCGCCGGCTACATCGAGCGCAACGGCGAGCAACTGCTGATTCGCGCCCCGGGGCAGGTGGCCTCGGCCGAGGATATCGCCAACATCGTCATCGCAAGCGTTGATGGCACGCCGATCCGCGTCAGCCATGTGGCCCAGGTGGGCCTGGGTGAAGAGCTGCGTTCGGGCGCGGCCACCGAGAATGGCCGTGAAGTGGTGTTGGGCACGGTGTTCATGCTGATCGGCGAAAACAGCCGCAGCGTGTCGCAGGCGGTGGCGGCCAAGCTTGAAGAGATCAACCGCAGCCTGCCTGAAGGTGTGGTGGCGGTGACCGTGTACGACCGCACCAACCTGGTGGAAAAGGCCATCGCCACGGTGAAGAAGAACCTCATCGAAGGCGCGATCCTGGTCATCGCCGTGTTGTTTCTGTTCCTGGGTAACATCCGCGCGGCGCTGATCACCGCCATGGTGATCCCGCTGTCGATGCTGTTCACCTTCACCGGCATGTTCAGCAACAAGGTCAGCGCCAACCTGATGAGCCTGGGGGCGCTGGACTTCGGCATCATCGTCGACGGTGCGGTGGTGATCGTGGAGAACGCCATCCGCCGCCTGGCCCACGCCCAGCAGCACCACGGGCGCATGCTGACCCGCAGCGAGCGCTTTCACGAGGTGTTCGCCGCCGCCCGCGAGGCGCGCCGGCCACTGATTTACGGGCAGCTGATCATCATGGTGGTGTACCTGCCGATCTTTGCCCTGACCGGTGTGGAGGGCAAGATGTTCCACCCCATGGCCTTCACCGTGGTGCTGGCGCTGCTGGGGGCGATGATCCTTTCGGTGACCTTCGTGCCGGCGGCCATCGCGCTGTTCGTCACCGGCAAGGTCAAGGAAGAGGAGGGCGTGGTGATGCGCACCGCGCGCCGCCTTTATGCGCCGGTGCTGGAGTGGGTGCTGAGCAAGCGCAACCTGGCCTTTGCCGGCGCCGCCGCAGTAGTGCTGCTGTCGGGCGTGCTGGCCAGCCGCATGGGCAGCGAGTTCATCCCAAGCCTCAGCGAAGGCGACTTCGCCCTGCAGGCGCTACGGGTGCCGGGCACCAGCCTTTCGCAGTCGGTGGACATGCAGCAGCGCCTGGAAAAGGCCATCATCGAGCAGGTGCCGCAAGTGCAGCGGGTGTTCGCCCGCACCGGCACCGCCGAGATTGCCTCCGACCCGATGCCGCCGAACATTTCCGACGCCTACGTGATGCTCAAGCCGCGTGAGCAGTGGCAAGACCCGGGCAAGCCGCGCGAGGCGCTGATCGCCGAGGTGCAGCGTGCCGCCGCCGGGGTGCCGGGCAGCAACTACGAGCTGTCGCAGCCGATCCAGCTGCGCTTCAACGAGCTGATTTCCGGGGTGCGCAGCGATGTGGCGGTGAAGGTGTTCGGTGACGACATGCAGGTGCTCAACCGCACCGCCGCGCAGATTGCCGCGCGCCTGCAGCAGGTGCCGGGGGCGTCCGAGGTGAAGGCCGAGCAAACCACCGGCCTGCCGGTGCTGACCATCGACATCGACCGCGACATGGCTGCCCGCTACGGCCTGAACGTGGGCGACGTGCAGGACGCCATCGCCATCGCCGTGGGTGGGCGCAGTGCCGGCACCTTGTACGAAGGTGACCGCCGCTTCGACATGGTAGTGCGCCTGCCAGAGGCCCTGCGAACCGACGTGGACGGGTTGTCCGGCCTGTTGATTCCGGTGCCGGCCAGCGCCGCCACTGGCGCCGGGCAGATCGGCTTCATCCCGCTGGGCCAGGTGGCCACGCTGAACCTGCAGCTTGGGCCCAACCAGATCAGCCGTGAGGACGGCAAGCGCGTGGTGGTGGTCAGCGCCAACGTGCGCGGGCGTGACCTGGGCTCGTTCGTAGAGGAAGCCTCGCAGGCGCTGATCGACCAGGTGCCGGTGCCGCCCGGCTACTGGACCCGTTGGGGTGGCCAGTTCGAGCAGTTGCAGTCGGCGGCCGAACGGTTGCGGGTGGTGGTGCCGGTGTCGCTGCTGCTGGTGATGGCGTTGCTGCTGATGATGTTCAACAACCTCAAGGATGGCCTGCTGGTGTTCACCGGCATTCCGTTCGCCCTGACCGGTGGCGTGCTGGCGCTGTGGTTGCGGGATATTCCGCTGTCGATTTCCGCCGGGGTGGGCTTTATCGCCCTGTCGGGTGTCGCGGTGCTCAATGGCCTGGTGATGATTGCCTTCATCCGCAACCTGCGTGAGGAGGGCCGTGGCCTGAGGGCCGCGGTGCAGGAGGGCGCGCTGACCCGCCTGCGACCGGTGCTGATGACTGCGCTGGTGGCCTCGCTCGGGTTCATCCCCATGGCCCTGGCCACCGGCACCGGCGCTGAAGTGCAGCGGCCGCTGGCGACGGTGGTGATTGGCGGCATCCTGTCGTCGACGGCGCTGACCTTGCTGGTGTTGCCGGCGTTGTACCAGTGGGCGCACCGGCGTGAGGAAGAGCTAGAGACCGCGTGA
- a CDS encoding LysR substrate-binding domain-containing protein — protein MQDLNDLFYFARVVEAGGFAAAGRQLGIPKSRLSRRIAELEERLGTRLLQRTTRQLKLTAVGERYLHHCQAMLLEAEMADEVVASMSSEPRGRLRVSCPVALAHAFLPEVISRFLAQYPLVQLDMVLLNRRVDLISEGIDVGLRVRDLGDEDPTLVTRRLRQAQMQLVAAPGFADHICEPAELAGLPVLGATEADRLVHFRLHGPNGREEHIALEPRLAIDDFVVRNAAVRAGLGFTALPAMFCEEELARGELVRLLPDWSLPGGYLQAVYPHRRGLLPAVRVWIDHLAASFEACGEKYV, from the coding sequence ATGCAAGACCTCAACGACCTGTTTTACTTCGCCCGCGTAGTCGAGGCCGGCGGTTTCGCCGCCGCCGGCCGCCAGCTGGGCATCCCCAAGTCGCGACTGTCGCGGCGCATCGCCGAGCTGGAAGAACGCCTGGGCACCCGCCTGCTGCAGCGCACCACCCGCCAGCTCAAGCTCACCGCCGTGGGCGAGCGCTACCTGCACCACTGCCAGGCCATGCTGCTGGAGGCCGAGATGGCCGACGAGGTGGTGGCCAGCATGTCCAGCGAGCCGCGCGGGCGCCTGCGGGTGTCGTGCCCGGTGGCGCTGGCCCACGCCTTTTTGCCCGAGGTGATCAGCCGCTTTTTGGCCCAATACCCGCTGGTGCAACTGGACATGGTGCTGCTCAACCGCCGGGTCGACCTGATTTCCGAAGGCATCGACGTAGGCCTGCGGGTGCGCGACCTGGGCGACGAAGACCCGACCCTGGTCACCCGCCGCCTGCGCCAGGCGCAGATGCAACTGGTGGCGGCGCCCGGCTTTGCCGACCACATTTGCGAGCCGGCCGAGCTGGCCGGCCTGCCGGTGCTGGGCGCGACCGAGGCTGACCGGCTGGTGCACTTTCGCCTGCACGGCCCAAATGGCCGTGAAGAGCACATAGCCCTGGAGCCGCGCCTGGCCATCGACGACTTTGTCGTGCGCAACGCTGCGGTGCGCGCAGGCCTTGGCTTTACCGCCCTGCCGGCGATGTTCTGCGAAGAAGAGTTGGCCCGCGGCGAGCTGGTGCGGCTGCTGCCGGACTGGTCGCTGCCCGGCGGCTACCTGCAGGCGGTGTACCCGCACCGGCGCGGCTTGCTGCCGGCAGTGCGGGTATGGATCGATCACCTGGCGGCTTCGTTCGAGGCCTGTGGAGAAAAGTATGTCTGA
- a CDS encoding ferric reductase-like transmembrane domain-containing protein has translation MKALPTGWKLFFSLAALTLLMTAAVLATYPAGSADALRSAIRATARSSFAMFLLTFLASALVTLLPGALSRQLLRERRYLGLAFAFSHTVHGVLIYLYAQGFPELFWAGRTAVANIPGSVGYLFILLLALTSFKAPTRLLGPRLWKGLHSTGTWVLAGVFCLSFYKRIPMGGWYPLAFALMFAAIVLKLIAKQARRLRGATPTPAH, from the coding sequence ATGAAAGCCTTGCCCACCGGCTGGAAGCTGTTCTTCAGCCTCGCCGCCCTGACCTTGCTGATGACCGCCGCGGTACTGGCCACCTACCCAGCAGGCAGCGCCGACGCCCTGCGCAGCGCCATCCGTGCCACCGCGCGCAGTTCGTTCGCGATGTTCTTGCTGACCTTCCTCGCCTCGGCCCTGGTCACCCTGCTGCCGGGCGCCCTCAGCCGCCAGTTGCTGCGTGAGCGGCGCTACCTGGGCCTGGCCTTCGCCTTTTCGCACACGGTGCACGGGGTGCTGATCTACCTGTATGCCCAAGGTTTCCCCGAGCTGTTCTGGGCCGGGCGCACAGCCGTGGCCAATATCCCGGGCTCGGTGGGTTACCTGTTCATCCTGCTGCTGGCCCTGACTTCGTTCAAGGCACCGACGCGCCTGCTCGGCCCGCGCCTTTGGAAGGGCCTGCACAGCACCGGCACCTGGGTGCTGGCCGGGGTGTTCTGCCTGTCGTTCTACAAGCGCATCCCCATGGGCGGCTGGTACCCGCTGGCCTTCGCCCTGATGTTCGCCGCCATCGTGCTGAAACTGATCGCCAAGCAGGCACGCCGCCTGCGCGGCGCCACCCCCACGCCTGCCCACTGA
- a CDS encoding FMN-dependent NADH-azoreductase: MKLLHIDSSILGDNSASRQLSREVVEAWKAADPSIEVIYRDLAADAISHFSAATLVAAGTPEEMRDAAQAHEAKLSAETLEEFLAADAVVIGAPMYNFTVPTQLKAWIDRVAVAGKTFRYTEAGPEGLCGDKKVVLVSTAGGLHHGQPTGVGHEDFLKVFLGFIGITDLEIVRAHGLAYGPEHRAKAIDAAQAQIADELFTAA; this comes from the coding sequence ATGAAACTGTTGCACATCGATTCGAGCATCCTCGGCGACAATTCCGCCTCCCGTCAGCTGAGCCGCGAAGTGGTCGAAGCCTGGAAAGCCGCCGACCCGAGCATTGAAGTGATCTACCGCGACCTGGCCGCCGACGCCATCAGCCACTTCTCCGCCGCCACCCTGGTGGCTGCCGGTACCCCGGAAGAAATGCGCGATGCCGCCCAGGCCCATGAAGCCAAGCTCAGCGCCGAAACCCTGGAAGAGTTCCTGGCCGCCGACGCGGTGGTGATCGGTGCGCCGATGTACAACTTCACCGTGCCAACCCAGCTCAAGGCCTGGATCGACCGCGTAGCCGTGGCCGGCAAGACCTTCCGCTACACCGAAGCCGGCCCTGAAGGCCTGTGCGGTGACAAGAAGGTGGTGCTGGTGTCCACCGCCGGTGGCCTGCACCACGGCCAGCCGACTGGCGTTGGCCATGAGGACTTCCTCAAGGTGTTCCTGGGCTTTATCGGTATCACCGACCTGGAAATCGTCCGTGCCCACGGCCTGGCCTACGGCCCAGAGCACCGCGCCAAGGCCATCGACGCCGCCCAGGCGCAGATCGCCGATGAGCTGTTCACCGCTGCCTGA